The genomic segment GATTCTTACGGCGAGCGGATTCAGGCGTTCGTCGGCTGCGCGAGGGCGGCCGGCGGGGACGCCAAGATGGCCGGCTACTTCGTGTTCCTGGTGGACGTTCCCACCGAGGACGTTCACGCCGCCATGACCAAGCTCGGGTGCAAACCGCGCGTCCATTACAGCATGACCGAGGGGCGCAAGCGAGTCGGGTGGAAACCGACCACCACCGCCGCCGACTTCCTCCAGGGCGATCCGGTCGCGCTCTCGGTGTTCTGGAAGAAGGGCGAGAGGACGGAGGAACCCGCCGCCAAATGGGTGGAACGGCCTTATCAGGACTTCGTGACCGAACGCGTGATGGTTGAAGGCAAGCCGGTCGAGAAGCCGTGGACGCCGCACTTCGTGTACCACGGCAGCGGCGCCATCCACAAGTCGGGGACGGGGTGCATCGCCTGCCCCTGCGACTGCGCGGGTGGCCTCATCGCCGACAACCGCAACCCGCTCTACGAACCGAAGCCGCTGGTCAAGTTCGATACGAGCAAGGCACCCAAAGCCGGCACGCAAGTCTACATCCGCATTCGGCCCACGATCACCCGGGAATGACGAACCGCAGTGGGAAACCGATGACACGGCGCGGCTGGCTCACGATCCTCGCTGCCATCGGTCTGTCGGCCGGTGCCGGCGTGCCCGCGGACGTTCCC from the Frigoriglobus tundricola genome contains:
- a CDS encoding YdjY domain-containing protein; its protein translation is MRTVSLVVLGALSLCAPAVAVEPRLPKAGAVLVDEDRGEVILSATVQFPEGKECIDSYGERIQAFVGCARAAGGDAKMAGYFVFLVDVPTEDVHAAMTKLGCKPRVHYSMTEGRKRVGWKPTTTAADFLQGDPVALSVFWKKGERTEEPAAKWVERPYQDFVTERVMVEGKPVEKPWTPHFVYHGSGAIHKSGTGCIACPCDCAGGLIADNRNPLYEPKPLVKFDTSKAPKAGTQVYIRIRPTITRE